From Paenibacillus antri, the proteins below share one genomic window:
- a CDS encoding ABC transporter permease, with protein MLTAGRRTRATLAYLWTCWKLNLAGAMEFRTSFLLMAGMMVLNNFVWIFFWSLFFQRFDVVNGWTLQDVMMLWAVSAGGFGVAATLFGNMTRLATLIANGQLDVYLVQPKPVLPSVLASRMSVTAIGDAAFSVMLYVMFGDGSWLGFAKYALAHLVAASIFLFFLVIMHSLAFWIGNAEGLTGQMFNALLSVSTYPTDIFKGWARVIVFTAVPAGFISYMPIGLMRGAVQWDFLLGALGMSAALAAGGTWFFYAGLRRYSSGNMMAMRS; from the coding sequence ATGTTAACGGCGGGTAGACGAACGCGGGCGACGCTCGCTTATCTGTGGACGTGTTGGAAGCTGAATTTGGCGGGAGCGATGGAGTTTCGCACGAGCTTCCTGTTGATGGCGGGCATGATGGTGCTCAACAATTTCGTCTGGATTTTCTTTTGGAGCTTATTTTTCCAACGGTTCGACGTCGTGAACGGGTGGACGCTGCAGGACGTCATGATGCTGTGGGCGGTCAGCGCGGGGGGCTTCGGCGTCGCGGCGACGCTGTTCGGCAATATGACGAGGCTGGCGACGCTCATCGCGAACGGGCAGCTCGACGTGTACCTCGTGCAGCCGAAGCCGGTGCTGCCGAGCGTGCTCGCGAGCCGCATGTCGGTGACGGCGATCGGGGACGCGGCATTCTCCGTTATGCTGTACGTCATGTTCGGCGACGGCTCGTGGCTCGGCTTCGCCAAGTACGCGCTGGCTCACCTCGTGGCGGCGTCGATCTTCCTGTTTTTCTTGGTGATCATGCATTCGCTCGCCTTCTGGATCGGCAACGCGGAAGGCTTGACGGGACAGATGTTCAACGCCCTGCTCTCGGTATCGACGTATCCGACGGACATCTTCAAAGGCTGGGCGCGCGTCATCGTCTTTACGGCGGTGCCGGCCGGATTCATCTCCTACATGCCGATCGGCCTGATGCGGGGCGCCGTGCAGTGGGATTTCCTGCTCGGCGCGCTCGGGATGTCGGCGGCGCTGGCGGCGGGCGGGACGTGGTTTTTCTACGCGGGACTGCGTCGCTACAGCTCGGGCAATATGATGGCGATGCGGAGCTAA
- a CDS encoding GNAT family N-acetyltransferase, producing MKALTERILSGAAASAALPFVIFGGSRLLGHSGGADWQAFLFVSLYSLPVFLTLGIAASVLADWLADRIDADAGEGGSVFRRGVRSYFVHLVLYAAAGYGIFIGLVRLLDGADSPESTSLLGATLGVSAAVLYYHALLVFRGWGASSHRRRFGEVVETDRLVLEPCTEERYAEANREGYPLGNHVKTYMQSLRRHPKLLGWGVWFVRLKETGEIIGDAGFKGNPDYTGAVDIGYGFLPEHRGRGYATETAKALVAWAFAHGAGRVTAETLRDNAASIRVLRKNGFRLYREEEHYHWLLDASERLRGR from the coding sequence GTGAAGGCGTTGACGGAACGAATCTTATCGGGGGCGGCCGCGTCCGCGGCGCTTCCTTTCGTTATCTTCGGCGGAAGTCGGCTGCTGGGGCATTCCGGAGGAGCGGACTGGCAGGCGTTCCTCTTCGTCTCGCTGTACTCGCTGCCGGTGTTTCTGACGTTGGGGATCGCCGCTTCCGTGTTGGCGGATTGGCTCGCGGACCGCATCGACGCGGATGCGGGGGAAGGCGGCTCCGTCTTCCGGCGCGGCGTACGGTCGTACTTCGTGCATCTTGTCTTGTACGCGGCTGCCGGCTACGGCATCTTCATCGGCTTGGTACGGCTGCTGGACGGCGCCGATTCGCCGGAGTCGACGAGCCTTCTCGGCGCGACCTTAGGCGTCTCGGCGGCGGTGTTGTATTACCACGCGCTGCTGGTGTTTCGCGGTTGGGGGGCGAGCTCGCACCGGCGCCGGTTCGGCGAAGTCGTCGAGACGGATCGGCTCGTGCTGGAGCCGTGTACGGAGGAGCGGTACGCGGAAGCGAACCGGGAGGGCTATCCGCTCGGCAACCACGTGAAGACGTACATGCAGTCGCTTCGGCGGCACCCGAAGCTGTTAGGCTGGGGCGTCTGGTTCGTTCGGCTGAAGGAGACGGGGGAGATTATCGGCGATGCCGGGTTCAAGGGCAACCCGGATTATACCGGCGCGGTCGATATCGGTTACGGCTTCCTGCCGGAGCACCGGGGCCGCGGCTACGCGACGGAGACGGCGAAGGCGCTCGTCGCCTGGGCGTTCGCGCACGGCGCGGGCCGCGTGACGGCGGAGACGCTGCGCGATAACGCCGCGTCGATTCGCGTACTGCGCAAGAACGGGTTCCGGCTGTACCGGGAGGAGGAGCATTATCATTGGCTGCTCGACGCGTCGGAGCGGCTGCGGGGGCGGTAG